A window of Terriglobales bacterium genomic DNA:
GGTCTGGCTCTACTATTTTGCTGCGGGAGTCATCACCACCCCTCTGGCACAGGCATCTCGGTCAATGGCTTCGTCAGGTTTCTGCCTGCTAACTCCGGCCGGAGCACTGGTTCACGGACAGATTGAAACTGCACTGATCGGCGCCGGCTTGCAGATCGGCGTCATCATCTATTTGCTCTTTCTGATTCGCGATCGCCTGACGCGAGCACCGGCACAACTGGCGACTGCCTAGCATTAGGGGGCGCTGCCATTTGGTCACCTAAATTCGCGTAGGAAACGGACGTTCCCGTTCGTCCAGGCCGAGCCCAGCTCGACGCTTATCCCAGGTTCCCCGAACCGGTCATGCTGGGCGACGGCCGAGTATGAAGACGAGGACCGAGTCGAAGGACCTTATGTTTCTGTAGTGATCCGAAGCTGCATGCTCCAACTTCGCGCGCTGCTTCTCGGCAGTACCCTTAGAGAACAGCTACATCATTAGCCTGCTCAATCCCGCTGCCGGCAGATCGGCCACGAGAAACTTGCAGTACTGTCCTGCCGCTTTACATATCGCCTCTGCCGCCCTGTATCCGCTGCGCACCGCTCCCTCCATTGTGGCAGGCCAACCTGTGGCCGTCCAATCTCCAGCGAGAAACACGCGAGGCCATTCCGACTGCGGCCCCGGGCGATATTCATCCAGCCCTGGCCGCGGCGAATACGTCGCGTGCACCTCCTTGATCACAGTCGCTTTCTCCAGCCTGGCGTCAGCTGCCTTGGGAAAGAATTCCGCCAGCTCCCGCATCGCCATATCGATGATCTCCTGCCGCCCCATCTCCACCTGCTTCTTCGAAGAGCTGATCACCAGCTCCACATAGCTTCCGGAATCACCTCGCCCCAGCAGCTTCGATTTATGGAACATCCACTGGATATTCCGATCCAAAAGCACGGCATGTTCCAGATTTGTGATCTGCCGGTCGAACCATAAGTGGATTCCCGTGATCGGCGAACTCTCAAAATGACTTAACATCGCCCGCAGCGCCTCGGATTGCCGCTCCTCTGGAAGCAACTGCGGCAGGACGTTGAACGGCGCTGCTAAGACAACATAGTCTGTCGCGACCTCCTGCCCACCGCAGCTGACTCCAACCTGATCCGCTTGTGCCCGAAAACGCTCCACCCCGCAGCGCAGGTTCACATCGCCGCCTCGGTCCCGGATGAACTCACCAGCGGCGCCATAGAGATCGCTCAGCGGAATCGCAGGAATTCCCATGCGCCCGCCCGCCCGCGACTTCAAGAATGACTCTCGGAACACATGGGCCGCGTACTTCGGGGAACAGCGGTCGAGGTCTTCGTTGAGTGCGCTGACCAGCACCACTTTCCAAAAACGTTCAATTGCCCGCTCAGTCTGCCTCTGCTGGTGCAACCAATCGAGAAATGATTGGCGGCCGTCATCCTGCACCTCGTGCCTCAAAGCGAGCATGGCCCGGGCGATGCCCAGTTTGTCGCGCAGCGAAAGCGCTGACGCAGACAAAAAAGACGGCGCCGTATGCAGCGGCTCGGGCAAAAGCGATGGCTTGATCACCGATTGCCGTCCGCCGGGCTCAACAAAAATCAACTGCTCGAACCAACGAATCTTATTTTCAGTCGCGGTGCGCCGGTAAAAATCGATGAGATTCGTGCAGCAGCCAAGCAACACGTGTTGGCAGTTATCCACGACTTCGCCCGTCGCCGGATGCTGATACGACGATGCCCTGCCTCCGAGATAAGGCTTGCGCTCGAACAGACGCACGGCGAATCCCACTTCGACCAGCGCACAACCCGCTGCCAGCCCTGCCAGACCTCCGCCGACAATGGCCACTGTCTTCTTGGTTGGGGATGGGGTCATTCTTTGAGGCGGCGGATACAGCCTTGGCCGAGGATCTTGAGCTTCTCACGCGTAGTCAGGCGGATCTTCTTCCCGAACACCTGGTAATCGTTTTTTGCAATCTTCTCTAGCAACTGCCGATAAATTTCCAGCAGTACCCACATCGCGGGACGGCTCTCAGCGTCCAGCATGGTGATGAGTTCGTCACCAGACTTGTAATACTCGCGCGCTCGATCGGCCTCGAACTTGAGCAGCGGCCGCAGATATGAAGGATCCGTCTCCTGCCGCAGATGCTCGGGCTTGAGTCCGTACTGCATCAGATCGTCCCCGGGCAGATAAACGCGCCCCATCGCCGCATCCTCCTTCACGTCGCGGATGATGTTCGTCAGCTGAAAGGCGATGCCCGTGCGCTCCGCCAGCAATTCGGCCCGCGCATCGCGATATCCGAAAATTCGGATGCAGACCAGCCCCACCACGGAAGCGACGTGATAGCAGTATTGATAAAGTTGGTCGAAGGTTCGGTACAGTACGATTGGCCCAACTTTCCTTCCTGCCGCGACCTCGGCAACATCCATGCGCGTACCGTGAATCAGCTTTTCCAGCAATTCCGCAGGAATCTTGTATCGCTGCTTGGTGTCGGCCAAGGCCATCAGAATAGGTTCGTCCGTCGCTTCACCGGACGCGACCTCCTGGAAAGCTCTAAGCCACGCATCTAGTCGTGCTCGCTTCTGCTCGGCCGGAAGACTCAGGTCATCGGAAAGATCGTCGGCATGGCGCATAAACGCGTACACAGCACACAGAGCATCCCGCTTTCGGCGCGGTAGCACCAGAAAGGCATAGTAGAAGTTCTTGGCTTGCGAGCGCGTGATACTGCGGCACACTCCAAAAGCTGCCGCGAGTTGGGAAGGAGAAATCTTCACCACCGGAACTTGCTTGCTCTCTGCGACTGTGGTCAGAACAGCCTCCGCGCAGCCGCCCTGGCAATCAACAATGCTTTTTGAACCTTGCTCAGCGCCGGACGGCTTTTGAGCACATCAAAGCCCTGGCGCTCAATCGCGTTGAGGATCTCCTGTCCGCCGCGAGTGAAAAGTTCGATATCAATTGCAATCTCTCTCTCTAGCGTAGAAGCCAGCGGCAGTCCTCGCCCAAACCATTCCCGCGCGCGTTCAACCTCAAACCTCATCATCGCCAGAAATTCCGGCGTAGGCCGTCGTTCCGCAATCTGACTCTCGGCTACCCCGAAACGCCGCATATCCGCTAGCGGAAGATAAATGCGGCCCTTCCCGTAATCCACAGCCACATCCTGCCAGAAATTCGCCAACTGCAGCGCCGTACATGTGTAATCAGAGAGCTGCTGGCGCATTGCGTCGGAATATCCGCAGACATAGAGCACCAGCCGTCCCACAGGATTCGCCGAATTTTTGCAGTAACCGAGCAGCTCTTCGAAAGTGTCATATCGTGTAACGATCTGATCCTGCCGAAAGGCTGTCAGCAAATCTGCGAACGGCTGCTTAGGGATGTCACATTCGCGTATCGTCTCCGTTAATGCCACGAAGACAGGATGTCGAGCTTCTCCGCGATAGCATGCCTCAAGCTCCCGCCCCCACTGATTCAAGAGGCCTAGAGACACCTCCGGATTCCCCACTTCGTCGCCCAAATCGTCAGAAATCCGGCAATAGGCATACACGTTATAGAAATTCTGGTGCAGCCGCTTGGGTAGAAACCAGGTAACAACCGAGAAGTTCTCGTAGTGGCTGGTAGCCAGGCGTCGGCAATACGCTCGCGCTTGCTCCAGTGTTGGAATCCGCTCTGGAATGGCATATTCCGGCGGCAATGCTTCCCATCCGGCCAAAGGTTTCGCCGAGGTGCCTTCGCTGATCGGCATGTACTCCATTCCGCGGGCGTCTTTCTGATTCTACCTGCAAAACACACCGAGGCTCACCCCGAGAATCTGACGTGATGATCCTTTGTGTTCGTCCCGGCTGGTGTCCTGAAGGTCAGTGGCCCGGGATAATAGCGGTCTTGATGTCACCATTGCGATTCAGCATGTGCCGCAGTACATGCTGCAGGCGGGACAATGGTGCTTCTCCAGTAATGTAGTCCGTACCCCGAATCTTTTTTTCCGCAATCAGCGCAAAGGCCTTGCGCACGCTCTCGGGCGTGTGATGGAAAGTGGCTTTCAGTGTCACTTCCGAGTAATGCAACCGATTTGTATCCAGGTTAACTTTGGTGCCACTGGCGCAGCCGCCAAAGAAGTTCACCGTTCCACCCTTACGAACCATGTCGATGGCCCACTCCCAGGCCTGCGGACGGCCCACAGCCTCAATTACCACATCGGCGCCACGGCGGTCCGGTGTGAGTGCGCGCACCGCGGCCACTGGATCTGCCGTCTGCGTTATTTGCACGGTTTCATCGGCACCTAGCCGCTTGGAAAACGAAACCTGGGAATCGCGCTTGACCACCGAAATCACGTTGCAG
This region includes:
- a CDS encoding phytoene/squalene synthase family protein codes for the protein MVKISPSQLAAAFGVCRSITRSQAKNFYYAFLVLPRRKRDALCAVYAFMRHADDLSDDLSLPAEQKRARLDAWLRAFQEVASGEATDEPILMALADTKQRYKIPAELLEKLIHGTRMDVAEVAAGRKVGPIVLYRTFDQLYQYCYHVASVVGLVCIRIFGYRDARAELLAERTGIAFQLTNIIRDVKEDAAMGRVYLPGDDLMQYGLKPEHLRQETDPSYLRPLLKFEADRAREYYKSGDELITMLDAESRPAMWVLLEIYRQLLEKIAKNDYQVFGKKIRLTTREKLKILGQGCIRRLKE
- the hpnC gene encoding squalene synthase HpnC, giving the protein MPISEGTSAKPLAGWEALPPEYAIPERIPTLEQARAYCRRLATSHYENFSVVTWFLPKRLHQNFYNVYAYCRISDDLGDEVGNPEVSLGLLNQWGRELEACYRGEARHPVFVALTETIRECDIPKQPFADLLTAFRQDQIVTRYDTFEELLGYCKNSANPVGRLVLYVCGYSDAMRQQLSDYTCTALQLANFWQDVAVDYGKGRIYLPLADMRRFGVAESQIAERRPTPEFLAMMRFEVERAREWFGRGLPLASTLEREIAIDIELFTRGGQEILNAIERQGFDVLKSRPALSKVQKALLIARAAARRLF
- the hpnE gene encoding hydroxysqualene dehydroxylase HpnE, which translates into the protein MTPSPTKKTVAIVGGGLAGLAAGCALVEVGFAVRLFERKPYLGGRASSYQHPATGEVVDNCQHVLLGCCTNLIDFYRRTATENKIRWFEQLIFVEPGGRQSVIKPSLLPEPLHTAPSFLSASALSLRDKLGIARAMLALRHEVQDDGRQSFLDWLHQQRQTERAIERFWKVVLVSALNEDLDRCSPKYAAHVFRESFLKSRAGGRMGIPAIPLSDLYGAAGEFIRDRGGDVNLRCGVERFRAQADQVGVSCGGQEVATDYVVLAAPFNVLPQLLPEERQSEALRAMLSHFESSPITGIHLWFDRQITNLEHAVLLDRNIQWMFHKSKLLGRGDSGSYVELVISSSKKQVEMGRQEIIDMAMRELAEFFPKAADARLEKATVIKEVHATYSPRPGLDEYRPGPQSEWPRVFLAGDWTATGWPATMEGAVRSGYRAAEAICKAAGQYCKFLVADLPAAGLSRLMM